The following are encoded together in the Humulus lupulus chromosome 5, drHumLupu1.1, whole genome shotgun sequence genome:
- the LOC133778665 gene encoding G-type lectin S-receptor-like serine/threonine-protein kinase At4g27290 isoform X2 has product MKCVALAILLFLISIPIFLKPVNGADDTISLAQPLTDRMTLVSSGQIFELGFFSPGSSKNRYLGIWYKTTPHVVVWVANRNNPLTDFPGELAISSNSSQLLIRNQSKAILWSSMSSGRVAKNPVAQLLDTGNLVLRENDSVNSELYLWQSFDYPSDTLLSGMKLGWDLTTGLERYLTSWKSIDDPSTGDFTYKMNITGLPQTILAMGSTRQFRSGPWNGVRFSGLSIAGDRVFKSSSVFTKNESYYMFTTIVKSLHTRVTMNTSGSPQRLILQNGSTEWNIMYSVPYQRCDSYGFCGANGVCGVNNDPLCKCLEGFIPTSPEEWQVLDWSNGCKRKNPLKCQRGEGFAKLDGVKLPDLLEFWLNKSMDIKECKEQCLNNCSCTAYADSDIRGGGSGCLMWFGDLIDIRELRVKGSDQKMYLRLSAADMKLIYNKKKKKKMLKMVIVISTTSGMCLLLGVIFWCTICKSRKRVRGQSKNDYIELPMFDMATIAAATNNFSDTSRIGEGGFGPVYKGNLSTGQEIAVKRLSKDSGQGLEEFKNEVVLISKLQHRNLVGLLGCCIEGEERMLIYEYMYNKSLNHFIFGENKNGSLDWKKRFDIIMGIARGLLYLHQDSKLQIIHRDLKASNILLDMNMNPKISDFGLARIFGGGEIETKTRRIVGTYGYISPEYAVDGNFSIKSDVFSFGVVLLEIISGKRNRGFSHSDHHHNLLGHAWLLWNKELALEIKDSSMEESMSIESQVLRCIQVGLLCVQKFPADRPTMASVVVMLSNERAELPWPKEPAFFLERSSIVEDTKSREEELYSPNETSTTLLEGR; this is encoded by the exons ATGAAGTGTGTTGCCTTGGCAATCTTGTTGTTTCTGATATCCATACCGATCTTCCTCAAACCAGTCAATGGTGCTGATGATACCATATCACTTGCCCAACCCCTTACTGATCGTATGACTTTAGTCTCCTCCGGCCAAATCTTTGAACTGGGATTCTTCTCCCCCGGAAGCTCCAAGAACAGATACCTAGGAATATGGTACAAGACTACTCCTCACGTAGTTGTCTGGGTTGCAAATAGAAACAATCCACTCACTGATTTTCCTGGAGAGTTGGCCATCAGTAGCAACTCAAGCCAACTTCTAATCCGAAACCAGTCGAAAGCCATTCTTTGGTCATCAATGTCATCAGGAAGAGTAGCCAAAAATCCAGTGGCTCAGCTTTTGGACACAGGAAATCTTGTCCTAAGAGAGAATGATAGTGTGAACTCTGAGCTCTATTTATGGCAGAGCTTTGATTACCCTTCAGACACACTGTTATCAGGCATGAAGCTTGGCTGGGACTTAACCACTGGACTGGAACGATATTTAACATCATGGAAAAGCATTGATGACCCTTCCACAGGTGACTTTACGTACAAAATGAACATCACTGGTCTACCTCAGACAATTCTTGCCATGGGATCGACGAGGCAGTTCCGGTCAGGGCCATGGAATGGAGTTCGATTCAGTGGGCTCAGTATAGCAGGAGACAGAGTTTTCAAATCCAGCTCGGTGTTTACTAAGAATGAGTCGTATTATATGTTTACAACGATTGTCAAGTCACTACATACACGAGTAACAATGAACACTTCAGGCTCACCTCAACGTCTGATCTTGCAAAATGGAAGTACTGAATGGAATATCATGTACTCAGTTCCATACCAACGGTGTGATAGCTATGGATTCTGTGGGGCAAATGGTGTTTGTGGGGTTAACAATGATCCATTATGCAAGTGTTTGGAGGGCTTTATTCCAACTTCTCCAGAAGAGTGGCAAGTGTTGGATTGGTCCAATGGATGCAAGAGGAAGAACCCTTTAAAATGCCAAAGAGGAGAGGGTTTTGCGAAGCTTGATGGGGTGAAATTGCCTGATCTGTTGGAGTTCTGGTTGAACAAAAGTATGGACATCAAGGAATGCAAAGAACAGTGCTTGAACAACTGTTCTTGTACGGCTTATGCAGATTCAGATATCAGAGGAGGAGGCAGTGGCTGCTTGATGTGGTTTGGCGATTTGATCGATATTCGAGAGCTAAGAGTAAAAGGCAGTGATCAGAAAATGTACTTACGTTTATCTGCTGCTGATATGA AATTGATCtataacaaaaagaagaagaagaaaatgctGAAGATGGTGATAGTGATATCAACTACATCAGGCATGTGTTTATTATTGGGTGTCATATTCTGGTGCACAATCTGCAAATCAAGAAAAAGGGTCAGAG GTCAAAGCAAGAATGATTATATAGAACTACCTATGTTTGATATGGCTACAATTGCTGCTGCAACAAACAATTTCTCTGACACAAGCAGAATAGGAGAAGGTGGCTTTGGGCCTGTTTACAAG GGAAATCTTTCAACAGGACAAGAAATAGCAGTAAAGAGGCTATCAAAGGACTCAGGTCAAGGACTAGAAGAGTTCAAGAATGAAGTAGTTTTAATATCAAAACTTCAACATAGAAATCTTGTTGGGCTTTTAGGCTGCTGTATTGAGGGTGAAGAAAGGATGTTAATCTATGAATACATGTACAATAAAAGCTTGAATCATTTCATCTTCG GTGAGAACAAAAATGGCTCACTAGATTGGAAGAAGCGTTTCGATATCATTATGGGGATAGCTAGAGGACTTCTCTACTTGCACCAAGACTCAAAGCTTCAAATCATTCACAGGGATCTAAAGGCAAGTAATATTCTGCTGGACATGAACATGAATCCTAAAATTTCAGATTTCGGCTTAGCAAGAATATTTGGAGGGGGTGAAATCGAAACTAAAACAAGGAGAATTGTTGGAACTTA TGGCTATATATCCCCTGAGTATGCAGTAGATGGAAATTTTTCCATAAAATCAGATGTGTTCAGCTTTGGAGTAGTGTTGTTAGAGATAATAAGTGGTAAAAGAAACAGAGGTTTCTCTCACTCGGATCACCACCACAACCTCTTAGGACAT GCATGGCTGCTATGGAATAAGGAGTTAGCCTTGGAAATAAAGGACTCATCCATGGAGGAATCTATGAGCATTGAATCTCAAGTGCTGAGATGCATTCAAGTAGGTTTGTTATGTGTTCAGAAATTCCCTGCTGATAGGCCAACAATGGCTTCTGTGGTTGTCATGCTGTCAAATGAGAGAGCAGAGTTGCCTTGGCCGAAAGAGCCTGCCTTCTTTTTGGAAAGAAGTTCCATTGTTGAAGATACAAAATCAAGAGAGGAAGAGTTGTATAGCCCAAATGAAACGAGCACAACTTTGTTGGAGGGTCGATGA
- the LOC133780196 gene encoding uncharacterized protein LOC133780196: MALPQVMAPPQYEILPYNIPVRIESDTPIFLIHLFVKFTRPFRPEDSVTFTNVGLLSHEKLTENDNTNAKVAIDNLLAEVNAPSSLFFLTNEIINYGLKMWNDKDHNLSIKVDVDVFVDELPPTSNDDSNDNDEDHAYDMDDVPINFVAASEKSIEKLEKVQIKDDQVSCSICLENMSVGLEATRLFCGHRYHEECIVEWLQISKFCPLCRDELA, translated from the coding sequence ATGGCTCTTCCCCAAGTTATGGCTCCTCCTCAATATGAAATATTGCCATATAATATTCCTGTTAGAATAGAAAGTGACACTCCCATATTTTTAATTCACTTATTTGTGAAGTTTACACGTCCCTTTAGACCGGAAGATTCTGTCACTTTCACAAATGTTGGATTGCTTTCACACGAGAAATTGACGGAGAACGACAATACTAATGCCAAAGTTGCCATAGATAACTTGCTTGCAGAAGTTAACGCcccttcttctttattttttctcACGAATGAAATTATTAATTATGGTCTGAAGATGTGGAACGACAAAGATCATAATTTGAGTATTAAAGTGGATGTTGATGTTTTTGTTGATGAACTACCTCCAACATCTAATGATGACAGCAACGACAATGACGAGGATCATGCATATGATATGGATGATGTTCCTATTAATTTCGTGGCAGCAAGTGAAAAGTCAATCGAGAAATTGGAGAAAGTGCAAATTAAAGATGATCAAGTTTCGTGCTCCATTTGTTTGGAGAATATGTCAGTTGGTTTGGAAGCTACTAGATTATTTTGTGGACATAGATATCATGAAGAATGTATTGTCGAGTGGCTACAAATTAGTAAATTTTGTCCATTGTGTCGAGATGAGTTAGCTTAG
- the LOC133778665 gene encoding G-type lectin S-receptor-like serine/threonine-protein kinase At4g27290 isoform X1: MKCVALAILLFLISIPIFLKPVNGADDTISLAQPLTDRMTLVSSGQIFELGFFSPGSSKNRYLGIWYKTTPHVVVWVANRNNPLTDFPGELAISSNSSQLLIRNQSKAILWSSMSSGRVAKNPVAQLLDTGNLVLRENDSVNSELYLWQSFDYPSDTLLSGMKLGWDLTTGLERYLTSWKSIDDPSTGDFTYKMNITGLPQTILAMGSTRQFRSGPWNGVRFSGLSIAGDRVFKSSSVFTKNESYYMFTTIVKSLHTRVTMNTSGSPQRLILQNGSTEWNIMYSVPYQRCDSYGFCGANGVCGVNNDPLCKCLEGFIPTSPEEWQVLDWSNGCKRKNPLKCQRGEGFAKLDGVKLPDLLEFWLNKSMDIKECKEQCLNNCSCTAYADSDIRGGGSGCLMWFGDLIDIRELRVKGSDQKMYLRLSAADMKLIYNKKKKKKMLKMVIVISTTSGMCLLLGVIFWCTICKSRKRVRGSSSQSKNDYIELPMFDMATIAAATNNFSDTSRIGEGGFGPVYKGNLSTGQEIAVKRLSKDSGQGLEEFKNEVVLISKLQHRNLVGLLGCCIEGEERMLIYEYMYNKSLNHFIFGENKNGSLDWKKRFDIIMGIARGLLYLHQDSKLQIIHRDLKASNILLDMNMNPKISDFGLARIFGGGEIETKTRRIVGTYGYISPEYAVDGNFSIKSDVFSFGVVLLEIISGKRNRGFSHSDHHHNLLGHAWLLWNKELALEIKDSSMEESMSIESQVLRCIQVGLLCVQKFPADRPTMASVVVMLSNERAELPWPKEPAFFLERSSIVEDTKSREEELYSPNETSTTLLEGR; the protein is encoded by the exons ATGAAGTGTGTTGCCTTGGCAATCTTGTTGTTTCTGATATCCATACCGATCTTCCTCAAACCAGTCAATGGTGCTGATGATACCATATCACTTGCCCAACCCCTTACTGATCGTATGACTTTAGTCTCCTCCGGCCAAATCTTTGAACTGGGATTCTTCTCCCCCGGAAGCTCCAAGAACAGATACCTAGGAATATGGTACAAGACTACTCCTCACGTAGTTGTCTGGGTTGCAAATAGAAACAATCCACTCACTGATTTTCCTGGAGAGTTGGCCATCAGTAGCAACTCAAGCCAACTTCTAATCCGAAACCAGTCGAAAGCCATTCTTTGGTCATCAATGTCATCAGGAAGAGTAGCCAAAAATCCAGTGGCTCAGCTTTTGGACACAGGAAATCTTGTCCTAAGAGAGAATGATAGTGTGAACTCTGAGCTCTATTTATGGCAGAGCTTTGATTACCCTTCAGACACACTGTTATCAGGCATGAAGCTTGGCTGGGACTTAACCACTGGACTGGAACGATATTTAACATCATGGAAAAGCATTGATGACCCTTCCACAGGTGACTTTACGTACAAAATGAACATCACTGGTCTACCTCAGACAATTCTTGCCATGGGATCGACGAGGCAGTTCCGGTCAGGGCCATGGAATGGAGTTCGATTCAGTGGGCTCAGTATAGCAGGAGACAGAGTTTTCAAATCCAGCTCGGTGTTTACTAAGAATGAGTCGTATTATATGTTTACAACGATTGTCAAGTCACTACATACACGAGTAACAATGAACACTTCAGGCTCACCTCAACGTCTGATCTTGCAAAATGGAAGTACTGAATGGAATATCATGTACTCAGTTCCATACCAACGGTGTGATAGCTATGGATTCTGTGGGGCAAATGGTGTTTGTGGGGTTAACAATGATCCATTATGCAAGTGTTTGGAGGGCTTTATTCCAACTTCTCCAGAAGAGTGGCAAGTGTTGGATTGGTCCAATGGATGCAAGAGGAAGAACCCTTTAAAATGCCAAAGAGGAGAGGGTTTTGCGAAGCTTGATGGGGTGAAATTGCCTGATCTGTTGGAGTTCTGGTTGAACAAAAGTATGGACATCAAGGAATGCAAAGAACAGTGCTTGAACAACTGTTCTTGTACGGCTTATGCAGATTCAGATATCAGAGGAGGAGGCAGTGGCTGCTTGATGTGGTTTGGCGATTTGATCGATATTCGAGAGCTAAGAGTAAAAGGCAGTGATCAGAAAATGTACTTACGTTTATCTGCTGCTGATATGA AATTGATCtataacaaaaagaagaagaagaaaatgctGAAGATGGTGATAGTGATATCAACTACATCAGGCATGTGTTTATTATTGGGTGTCATATTCTGGTGCACAATCTGCAAATCAAGAAAAAGGGTCAGAGGTAGTAGTA GTCAAAGCAAGAATGATTATATAGAACTACCTATGTTTGATATGGCTACAATTGCTGCTGCAACAAACAATTTCTCTGACACAAGCAGAATAGGAGAAGGTGGCTTTGGGCCTGTTTACAAG GGAAATCTTTCAACAGGACAAGAAATAGCAGTAAAGAGGCTATCAAAGGACTCAGGTCAAGGACTAGAAGAGTTCAAGAATGAAGTAGTTTTAATATCAAAACTTCAACATAGAAATCTTGTTGGGCTTTTAGGCTGCTGTATTGAGGGTGAAGAAAGGATGTTAATCTATGAATACATGTACAATAAAAGCTTGAATCATTTCATCTTCG GTGAGAACAAAAATGGCTCACTAGATTGGAAGAAGCGTTTCGATATCATTATGGGGATAGCTAGAGGACTTCTCTACTTGCACCAAGACTCAAAGCTTCAAATCATTCACAGGGATCTAAAGGCAAGTAATATTCTGCTGGACATGAACATGAATCCTAAAATTTCAGATTTCGGCTTAGCAAGAATATTTGGAGGGGGTGAAATCGAAACTAAAACAAGGAGAATTGTTGGAACTTA TGGCTATATATCCCCTGAGTATGCAGTAGATGGAAATTTTTCCATAAAATCAGATGTGTTCAGCTTTGGAGTAGTGTTGTTAGAGATAATAAGTGGTAAAAGAAACAGAGGTTTCTCTCACTCGGATCACCACCACAACCTCTTAGGACAT GCATGGCTGCTATGGAATAAGGAGTTAGCCTTGGAAATAAAGGACTCATCCATGGAGGAATCTATGAGCATTGAATCTCAAGTGCTGAGATGCATTCAAGTAGGTTTGTTATGTGTTCAGAAATTCCCTGCTGATAGGCCAACAATGGCTTCTGTGGTTGTCATGCTGTCAAATGAGAGAGCAGAGTTGCCTTGGCCGAAAGAGCCTGCCTTCTTTTTGGAAAGAAGTTCCATTGTTGAAGATACAAAATCAAGAGAGGAAGAGTTGTATAGCCCAAATGAAACGAGCACAACTTTGTTGGAGGGTCGATGA